The following coding sequences lie in one Syntrophorhabdaceae bacterium genomic window:
- a CDS encoding thiamine pyrophosphate-binding protein: protein MKKNGAEMIIEALERQDVRIVAGIPGGANLPIYNALYKSRVRHVLARHEQGAGFIAQGMARSTGKAGVCLATSGPGVTNLITAIADAKLDSVPLVAITGQVPTSMIGTDAFQEVDTFGMTMCITKHNYLVKDARELPYIIGEAFRVAESGRPGPVLVDVPRDIQLQEVEFDAWPDVPAPSAHYGMDDDTINEIARVINNADRPLIYAGGGITASGAAKHLAGLARKNSIPVTLTLMG, encoded by the coding sequence GATTGTCGCGGGAATTCCCGGCGGGGCCAATCTCCCCATCTATAACGCCCTCTACAAGAGCCGCGTCCGTCATGTCCTGGCGCGTCACGAGCAAGGAGCAGGTTTCATTGCCCAGGGCATGGCGCGCTCCACAGGCAAGGCGGGCGTCTGCCTTGCCACTTCAGGACCCGGCGTTACAAACCTTATCACGGCAATCGCCGACGCGAAACTGGACTCCGTCCCGCTCGTAGCCATCACCGGCCAGGTGCCGACCTCTATGATCGGGACCGATGCGTTTCAGGAGGTCGATACCTTCGGGATGACGATGTGTATCACGAAACACAATTACCTTGTAAAGGATGCCCGGGAATTGCCTTACATAATAGGAGAGGCTTTCCGCGTTGCCGAAAGCGGGCGGCCAGGCCCGGTGCTCGTCGATGTTCCCAGAGATATCCAGTTGCAGGAGGTTGAATTCGACGCCTGGCCCGACGTGCCGGCGCCGTCGGCTCATTACGGGATGGACGACGACACGATCAACGAGATCGCGCGCGTGATCAACAACGCGGACCGTCCCCTCATATACGCGGGAGGAGGGATAACGGCCTCCGGAGCCGCAAAACATCTTGCCGGCCTCGCGAGAAAGAATTCCATCCCTGTTACGCTGACGCTCATGGGG